In Hermetia illucens chromosome 1, iHerIll2.2.curated.20191125, whole genome shotgun sequence, one genomic interval encodes:
- the LOC119646995 gene encoding dynein intermediate chain 2, ciliary isoform X1, translating into MPMKMSPDRTKRNTMQALSCMGSMQTKGLQQQASMGRLFGFQGKQNSQGKINASDYGTDDFESWMKSRALLKPDDQLELTEAELNEEISKVLTIQNTNVVKNLVIYSFTEGGYVPVPPVGNTVTLFNFEGTALHLESEEAQNQILEQGDESYLMEETTKSKARASIAKSGDEDDDDEEAQPEAGEAEPEEEGEVEVEPEAEPEEEEGVGEDAGEGGEGTEAGEAGEEEDEGRVAAPQPGGKKRKLINQFNYCERAALTYNNPSRSVETQTIPPPRSTYGGNVLQWVIYDSYAEDYAQQQKEKEKEKKPGAYKKEESKKKSDKNQATEELNKRYLQCWQILERMINQNIYDDIAQDYRYWEDPSDEFREEEGTLLPLWKFSYEKTKKMTVTDICFNTLYYDLFAVCFGSFDFMKQFAEGAVCLFTIKNPSFPDYRITCESGVMCCDIHPKYPFLLAIGLYDGNVAVYNLQIGCKDPIYMSQGVNGKHAEFVSEIKWGPDLQDGEINFYSISGDGKVFNWVLMQNKLSITTIITLFLEQDMIRGPDGTEIKLKGCGSCMTFHPTNREIFLVGTEEGFIYKCSTAYSSKYLMTYPAHYLSVYRIDFNKFNSNIFASCSGDWRVKVWEDMRSDPLFIFDLGSRVGDVKWAPYSSTVLAAVTSDGKVFVFDLNVNKYKAICVQAVVSRRKNQLTRLAFNDKLPFIIVGDDKGTTTSLKLSPNLRLRVKPPKKQQNIDQNVLQVQKLEKLLSLVRELPEGKNDNDTATTVGS; encoded by the exons GCCCTGTCATGCATGGGTTCAATGCAAACAAAAGGCCTCCAGCAACAAGCGAGCATGGGAAGGTTGTTCGGG TTCCAGGGAAAGCAGAATTCACAGGGGAAGATCAACGCCAGTGATTATGGCACGGATGACTTTGAGTCCTGGATGAAATCACGGGCCCTCCTCAAGCCAGATGATCAGCTTGAATTGACAGAAGCAGAACTTAATGAGGAAATCTCTAAAGTTCTCACTATCCAAAACACGAACGTCGTAAAAAACTTGGTCATATACAGCTTCACAGAGGGTGGATATGTTCCG GTTCCACCCGTTGGAAATACAGTTACGCTTTTCAACTTCGAAGGAACTGCTCTGCATCTTGAATCAGAGGAAGCACAAAACCAAATTTTGGAGCAAGGCGACGAAA GTTATCTAATGGAAGAAACAACCAAATCGAAAGCGAGGGCTTCAATTGCAAAATCTGGTGACGaagatgatgacgatgaagaaGCACAACCTGAAGCCGGAGAAGCGGAACCTGAGGAAGAAGGTGAAGTAGAAGTGGAACCTGAAGCGGAACCAGAAGAAGAGGAGGGGGTAGGAGAAGATGCTGGAGAAGGTGGAGAGGGTACCGAGGCTGGCGAGGCAGGTGAAG AGGAAGACGAAGGCCGTGTAGCAGCCCCGCAGCCAGGAGGTAAAAAACGTAAATTAATTAACCAATTCAATTATTGCGAACGAGCTGCGCTGACTTACAATAATCCTTCAAGG TCAGTTGAAACACAAACTATACCTCCTCCAAGATCAACATACGGTGGAAATGTTCTTCAATGGGTTATCTACGATAGTTACGCCGAAGACTACGCCCAACAACAGAAagagaaggaaaaggaaaagaaaccGGGAGCCTACAAGAAAGAGGAGTCGAAAAAGAAGTCCGACAAGAATCAAGCCACGGAGGAGTTGAACAAAAGATACCTTCAGTGTTGGCAAATTCTCGAGCGAATGATTAACCAAAACATCTACGACGATATTGCCCAGGACTATCGTTATTGGGAAGATCCGTCAGATGAGTTTCGGGAAGAGGAAGGCACGCTCCTACCACTCTGGAAATTCTCTTATGAGAAAACCAAAAAGATGACCGTTACCGATATTTGCTTTAATACTTTGTACTATGATTTgttcgcagtttgttttggatCCT TTGATTTCATGAAACAATTCGCTGAAGGAGCTGTTTGTCTGTTCACTATCAAAAACCCATCTTTTCCAGATTATAGGA TAACGTGTGAGAGTGGTGTGATGTGTTGTGATATTCATCCGAAATATCCGTTTTTGTTGGCCATAG GattatatgatggcaacgtggCCGTTTATAATCTGCAGATTGGATGCAAGGACCCAATATACATGTCACAGGGAGTCAATGGGAAGCATGCCGAATTCGTATCTGAA ATAAAATGGGGACCGGACCTGCAGGACGGTGAGATAAATTTCTATTCAATATCGGGTGATGGAAAAGTCTTCAACTGGGTCCTGATGCAGAACAAACTATCCATCACCACAATCATAACGCTCTTTCTGGAACAGGATATGATTCGCGGCCCAGATGGAACCGAAATTAAACTCAAAGGATGCGGTTCGTGTATGACCTTCCACCCTACAAATCGCGAAATATTCCTCGTTGGAACCGAAGAAGGATTCATCTACAAATGCAGCACCGCGTACAGCTCCAAATATCTGATGACATATCCTGCTCACTATTTGAGTGTATaccgaattgattttaataaatttaattcgAATATCTTTGCATCGTGCAGTGGTGATTGGCGAGTGAAAGTCTGGGAGGATATGCGTAGTGACCCGCTCTTCATCTTCGATTTAGGATCCAGAGTAGGGGATGTGAAATGGGCGCCATACTCGAGTACTGTTTTGGCTGCTGTAACATCGGACGGAAAGGTTTTCGTTTTTGATTTGAATGTTAATAAATACAAGGCAATCTGCGTGCAGGCTGTTGTCTCCAGAAGGAAGAACCAACTCACTCGATTGGCTTTCAATGATAAGCTTCCATTCATAATCGTTGGAGATGATAA aggAACGACCACGTCACTGAAACTTTCTCCTAACCTTCGATTGCGTGTAAAACCACCAAAGAA
- the LOC119646995 gene encoding dynein intermediate chain 2, ciliary isoform X5, with protein MPMKMSPDRTKRNTMQFQGKQNSQGKINASDYGTDDFESWMKSRALLKPDDQLELTEAELNEEISKVLTIQNTNVVKNLVIYSFTEGGYVPVPPVGNTVTLFNFEGTALHLESEEAQNQILEQGDESYLMEETTKSKARASIAKSGDEDDDDEEAQPEAGEAEPEEEGEVEVEPEAEPEEEEGVGEDAGEGGEGTEAGEAGEEEDEGRVAAPQPGGKKRKLINQFNYCERAALTYNNPSRSVETQTIPPPRSTYGGNVLQWVIYDSYAEDYAQQQKEKEKEKKPGAYKKEESKKKSDKNQATEELNKRYLQCWQILERMINQNIYDDIAQDYRYWEDPSDEFREEEGTLLPLWKFSYEKTKKMTVTDICFNTLYYDLFAVCFGSFDFMKQFAEGAVCLFTIKNPSFPDYRITCESGVMCCDIHPKYPFLLAIGLYDGNVAVYNLQIGCKDPIYMSQGVNGKHAEFVSEIKWGPDLQDGEINFYSISGDGKVFNWVLMQNKLSITTIITLFLEQDMIRGPDGTEIKLKGCGSCMTFHPTNREIFLVGTEEGFIYKCSTAYSSKYLMTYPAHYLSVYRIDFNKFNSNIFASCSGDWRVKVWEDMRSDPLFIFDLGSRVGDVKWAPYSSTVLAAVTSDGKVFVFDLNVNKYKAICVQAVVSRRKNQLTRLAFNDKLPFIIVGDDKGTTTSLKLSPNLRLRVKPPKKQQNIDQNVLQVQKLEKLLSLVRELPEGKNDNDTATTVGS; from the exons TTCCAGGGAAAGCAGAATTCACAGGGGAAGATCAACGCCAGTGATTATGGCACGGATGACTTTGAGTCCTGGATGAAATCACGGGCCCTCCTCAAGCCAGATGATCAGCTTGAATTGACAGAAGCAGAACTTAATGAGGAAATCTCTAAAGTTCTCACTATCCAAAACACGAACGTCGTAAAAAACTTGGTCATATACAGCTTCACAGAGGGTGGATATGTTCCG GTTCCACCCGTTGGAAATACAGTTACGCTTTTCAACTTCGAAGGAACTGCTCTGCATCTTGAATCAGAGGAAGCACAAAACCAAATTTTGGAGCAAGGCGACGAAA GTTATCTAATGGAAGAAACAACCAAATCGAAAGCGAGGGCTTCAATTGCAAAATCTGGTGACGaagatgatgacgatgaagaaGCACAACCTGAAGCCGGAGAAGCGGAACCTGAGGAAGAAGGTGAAGTAGAAGTGGAACCTGAAGCGGAACCAGAAGAAGAGGAGGGGGTAGGAGAAGATGCTGGAGAAGGTGGAGAGGGTACCGAGGCTGGCGAGGCAGGTGAAG AGGAAGACGAAGGCCGTGTAGCAGCCCCGCAGCCAGGAGGTAAAAAACGTAAATTAATTAACCAATTCAATTATTGCGAACGAGCTGCGCTGACTTACAATAATCCTTCAAGG TCAGTTGAAACACAAACTATACCTCCTCCAAGATCAACATACGGTGGAAATGTTCTTCAATGGGTTATCTACGATAGTTACGCCGAAGACTACGCCCAACAACAGAAagagaaggaaaaggaaaagaaaccGGGAGCCTACAAGAAAGAGGAGTCGAAAAAGAAGTCCGACAAGAATCAAGCCACGGAGGAGTTGAACAAAAGATACCTTCAGTGTTGGCAAATTCTCGAGCGAATGATTAACCAAAACATCTACGACGATATTGCCCAGGACTATCGTTATTGGGAAGATCCGTCAGATGAGTTTCGGGAAGAGGAAGGCACGCTCCTACCACTCTGGAAATTCTCTTATGAGAAAACCAAAAAGATGACCGTTACCGATATTTGCTTTAATACTTTGTACTATGATTTgttcgcagtttgttttggatCCT TTGATTTCATGAAACAATTCGCTGAAGGAGCTGTTTGTCTGTTCACTATCAAAAACCCATCTTTTCCAGATTATAGGA TAACGTGTGAGAGTGGTGTGATGTGTTGTGATATTCATCCGAAATATCCGTTTTTGTTGGCCATAG GattatatgatggcaacgtggCCGTTTATAATCTGCAGATTGGATGCAAGGACCCAATATACATGTCACAGGGAGTCAATGGGAAGCATGCCGAATTCGTATCTGAA ATAAAATGGGGACCGGACCTGCAGGACGGTGAGATAAATTTCTATTCAATATCGGGTGATGGAAAAGTCTTCAACTGGGTCCTGATGCAGAACAAACTATCCATCACCACAATCATAACGCTCTTTCTGGAACAGGATATGATTCGCGGCCCAGATGGAACCGAAATTAAACTCAAAGGATGCGGTTCGTGTATGACCTTCCACCCTACAAATCGCGAAATATTCCTCGTTGGAACCGAAGAAGGATTCATCTACAAATGCAGCACCGCGTACAGCTCCAAATATCTGATGACATATCCTGCTCACTATTTGAGTGTATaccgaattgattttaataaatttaattcgAATATCTTTGCATCGTGCAGTGGTGATTGGCGAGTGAAAGTCTGGGAGGATATGCGTAGTGACCCGCTCTTCATCTTCGATTTAGGATCCAGAGTAGGGGATGTGAAATGGGCGCCATACTCGAGTACTGTTTTGGCTGCTGTAACATCGGACGGAAAGGTTTTCGTTTTTGATTTGAATGTTAATAAATACAAGGCAATCTGCGTGCAGGCTGTTGTCTCCAGAAGGAAGAACCAACTCACTCGATTGGCTTTCAATGATAAGCTTCCATTCATAATCGTTGGAGATGATAA aggAACGACCACGTCACTGAAACTTTCTCCTAACCTTCGATTGCGTGTAAAACCACCAAAGAA
- the LOC119646995 gene encoding dynein intermediate chain 2, ciliary isoform X4, whose amino-acid sequence MQSKFKLHSEKKMWKIIGLVSFQGKQNSQGKINASDYGTDDFESWMKSRALLKPDDQLELTEAELNEEISKVLTIQNTNVVKNLVIYSFTEGGYVPVPPVGNTVTLFNFEGTALHLESEEAQNQILEQGDESYLMEETTKSKARASIAKSGDEDDDDEEAQPEAGEAEPEEEGEVEVEPEAEPEEEEGVGEDAGEGGEGTEAGEAGEEEDEGRVAAPQPGGKKRKLINQFNYCERAALTYNNPSRSVETQTIPPPRSTYGGNVLQWVIYDSYAEDYAQQQKEKEKEKKPGAYKKEESKKKSDKNQATEELNKRYLQCWQILERMINQNIYDDIAQDYRYWEDPSDEFREEEGTLLPLWKFSYEKTKKMTVTDICFNTLYYDLFAVCFGSFDFMKQFAEGAVCLFTIKNPSFPDYRITCESGVMCCDIHPKYPFLLAIGLYDGNVAVYNLQIGCKDPIYMSQGVNGKHAEFVSEIKWGPDLQDGEINFYSISGDGKVFNWVLMQNKLSITTIITLFLEQDMIRGPDGTEIKLKGCGSCMTFHPTNREIFLVGTEEGFIYKCSTAYSSKYLMTYPAHYLSVYRIDFNKFNSNIFASCSGDWRVKVWEDMRSDPLFIFDLGSRVGDVKWAPYSSTVLAAVTSDGKVFVFDLNVNKYKAICVQAVVSRRKNQLTRLAFNDKLPFIIVGDDKGTTTSLKLSPNLRLRVKPPKKQQNIDQNVLQVQKLEKLLSLVRELPEGKNDNDTATTVGS is encoded by the exons ATGCAGTCCAAATTTAAGCTTCACAGTGAAaagaaaatgtggaaaattaTTGGTTTGGTCTCG TTCCAGGGAAAGCAGAATTCACAGGGGAAGATCAACGCCAGTGATTATGGCACGGATGACTTTGAGTCCTGGATGAAATCACGGGCCCTCCTCAAGCCAGATGATCAGCTTGAATTGACAGAAGCAGAACTTAATGAGGAAATCTCTAAAGTTCTCACTATCCAAAACACGAACGTCGTAAAAAACTTGGTCATATACAGCTTCACAGAGGGTGGATATGTTCCG GTTCCACCCGTTGGAAATACAGTTACGCTTTTCAACTTCGAAGGAACTGCTCTGCATCTTGAATCAGAGGAAGCACAAAACCAAATTTTGGAGCAAGGCGACGAAA GTTATCTAATGGAAGAAACAACCAAATCGAAAGCGAGGGCTTCAATTGCAAAATCTGGTGACGaagatgatgacgatgaagaaGCACAACCTGAAGCCGGAGAAGCGGAACCTGAGGAAGAAGGTGAAGTAGAAGTGGAACCTGAAGCGGAACCAGAAGAAGAGGAGGGGGTAGGAGAAGATGCTGGAGAAGGTGGAGAGGGTACCGAGGCTGGCGAGGCAGGTGAAG AGGAAGACGAAGGCCGTGTAGCAGCCCCGCAGCCAGGAGGTAAAAAACGTAAATTAATTAACCAATTCAATTATTGCGAACGAGCTGCGCTGACTTACAATAATCCTTCAAGG TCAGTTGAAACACAAACTATACCTCCTCCAAGATCAACATACGGTGGAAATGTTCTTCAATGGGTTATCTACGATAGTTACGCCGAAGACTACGCCCAACAACAGAAagagaaggaaaaggaaaagaaaccGGGAGCCTACAAGAAAGAGGAGTCGAAAAAGAAGTCCGACAAGAATCAAGCCACGGAGGAGTTGAACAAAAGATACCTTCAGTGTTGGCAAATTCTCGAGCGAATGATTAACCAAAACATCTACGACGATATTGCCCAGGACTATCGTTATTGGGAAGATCCGTCAGATGAGTTTCGGGAAGAGGAAGGCACGCTCCTACCACTCTGGAAATTCTCTTATGAGAAAACCAAAAAGATGACCGTTACCGATATTTGCTTTAATACTTTGTACTATGATTTgttcgcagtttgttttggatCCT TTGATTTCATGAAACAATTCGCTGAAGGAGCTGTTTGTCTGTTCACTATCAAAAACCCATCTTTTCCAGATTATAGGA TAACGTGTGAGAGTGGTGTGATGTGTTGTGATATTCATCCGAAATATCCGTTTTTGTTGGCCATAG GattatatgatggcaacgtggCCGTTTATAATCTGCAGATTGGATGCAAGGACCCAATATACATGTCACAGGGAGTCAATGGGAAGCATGCCGAATTCGTATCTGAA ATAAAATGGGGACCGGACCTGCAGGACGGTGAGATAAATTTCTATTCAATATCGGGTGATGGAAAAGTCTTCAACTGGGTCCTGATGCAGAACAAACTATCCATCACCACAATCATAACGCTCTTTCTGGAACAGGATATGATTCGCGGCCCAGATGGAACCGAAATTAAACTCAAAGGATGCGGTTCGTGTATGACCTTCCACCCTACAAATCGCGAAATATTCCTCGTTGGAACCGAAGAAGGATTCATCTACAAATGCAGCACCGCGTACAGCTCCAAATATCTGATGACATATCCTGCTCACTATTTGAGTGTATaccgaattgattttaataaatttaattcgAATATCTTTGCATCGTGCAGTGGTGATTGGCGAGTGAAAGTCTGGGAGGATATGCGTAGTGACCCGCTCTTCATCTTCGATTTAGGATCCAGAGTAGGGGATGTGAAATGGGCGCCATACTCGAGTACTGTTTTGGCTGCTGTAACATCGGACGGAAAGGTTTTCGTTTTTGATTTGAATGTTAATAAATACAAGGCAATCTGCGTGCAGGCTGTTGTCTCCAGAAGGAAGAACCAACTCACTCGATTGGCTTTCAATGATAAGCTTCCATTCATAATCGTTGGAGATGATAA aggAACGACCACGTCACTGAAACTTTCTCCTAACCTTCGATTGCGTGTAAAACCACCAAAGAA
- the LOC119646995 gene encoding dynein intermediate chain 2, ciliary isoform X2: MSRVSKSPCGESECGGSAGSQRCDSKCSDSERQFQGKQNSQGKINASDYGTDDFESWMKSRALLKPDDQLELTEAELNEEISKVLTIQNTNVVKNLVIYSFTEGGYVPVPPVGNTVTLFNFEGTALHLESEEAQNQILEQGDESYLMEETTKSKARASIAKSGDEDDDDEEAQPEAGEAEPEEEGEVEVEPEAEPEEEEGVGEDAGEGGEGTEAGEAGEEEDEGRVAAPQPGGKKRKLINQFNYCERAALTYNNPSRSVETQTIPPPRSTYGGNVLQWVIYDSYAEDYAQQQKEKEKEKKPGAYKKEESKKKSDKNQATEELNKRYLQCWQILERMINQNIYDDIAQDYRYWEDPSDEFREEEGTLLPLWKFSYEKTKKMTVTDICFNTLYYDLFAVCFGSFDFMKQFAEGAVCLFTIKNPSFPDYRITCESGVMCCDIHPKYPFLLAIGLYDGNVAVYNLQIGCKDPIYMSQGVNGKHAEFVSEIKWGPDLQDGEINFYSISGDGKVFNWVLMQNKLSITTIITLFLEQDMIRGPDGTEIKLKGCGSCMTFHPTNREIFLVGTEEGFIYKCSTAYSSKYLMTYPAHYLSVYRIDFNKFNSNIFASCSGDWRVKVWEDMRSDPLFIFDLGSRVGDVKWAPYSSTVLAAVTSDGKVFVFDLNVNKYKAICVQAVVSRRKNQLTRLAFNDKLPFIIVGDDKGTTTSLKLSPNLRLRVKPPKKQQNIDQNVLQVQKLEKLLSLVRELPEGKNDNDTATTVGS; the protein is encoded by the exons ATGAGTAGAGTATCCAAGTCGCCATGTGGTGAGAGTGAGTGCGGCGGATCTGCAGGATCGCAAAGATGCGATTCAAAATGTTCCGATTCTGAACGTCAG TTCCAGGGAAAGCAGAATTCACAGGGGAAGATCAACGCCAGTGATTATGGCACGGATGACTTTGAGTCCTGGATGAAATCACGGGCCCTCCTCAAGCCAGATGATCAGCTTGAATTGACAGAAGCAGAACTTAATGAGGAAATCTCTAAAGTTCTCACTATCCAAAACACGAACGTCGTAAAAAACTTGGTCATATACAGCTTCACAGAGGGTGGATATGTTCCG GTTCCACCCGTTGGAAATACAGTTACGCTTTTCAACTTCGAAGGAACTGCTCTGCATCTTGAATCAGAGGAAGCACAAAACCAAATTTTGGAGCAAGGCGACGAAA GTTATCTAATGGAAGAAACAACCAAATCGAAAGCGAGGGCTTCAATTGCAAAATCTGGTGACGaagatgatgacgatgaagaaGCACAACCTGAAGCCGGAGAAGCGGAACCTGAGGAAGAAGGTGAAGTAGAAGTGGAACCTGAAGCGGAACCAGAAGAAGAGGAGGGGGTAGGAGAAGATGCTGGAGAAGGTGGAGAGGGTACCGAGGCTGGCGAGGCAGGTGAAG AGGAAGACGAAGGCCGTGTAGCAGCCCCGCAGCCAGGAGGTAAAAAACGTAAATTAATTAACCAATTCAATTATTGCGAACGAGCTGCGCTGACTTACAATAATCCTTCAAGG TCAGTTGAAACACAAACTATACCTCCTCCAAGATCAACATACGGTGGAAATGTTCTTCAATGGGTTATCTACGATAGTTACGCCGAAGACTACGCCCAACAACAGAAagagaaggaaaaggaaaagaaaccGGGAGCCTACAAGAAAGAGGAGTCGAAAAAGAAGTCCGACAAGAATCAAGCCACGGAGGAGTTGAACAAAAGATACCTTCAGTGTTGGCAAATTCTCGAGCGAATGATTAACCAAAACATCTACGACGATATTGCCCAGGACTATCGTTATTGGGAAGATCCGTCAGATGAGTTTCGGGAAGAGGAAGGCACGCTCCTACCACTCTGGAAATTCTCTTATGAGAAAACCAAAAAGATGACCGTTACCGATATTTGCTTTAATACTTTGTACTATGATTTgttcgcagtttgttttggatCCT TTGATTTCATGAAACAATTCGCTGAAGGAGCTGTTTGTCTGTTCACTATCAAAAACCCATCTTTTCCAGATTATAGGA TAACGTGTGAGAGTGGTGTGATGTGTTGTGATATTCATCCGAAATATCCGTTTTTGTTGGCCATAG GattatatgatggcaacgtggCCGTTTATAATCTGCAGATTGGATGCAAGGACCCAATATACATGTCACAGGGAGTCAATGGGAAGCATGCCGAATTCGTATCTGAA ATAAAATGGGGACCGGACCTGCAGGACGGTGAGATAAATTTCTATTCAATATCGGGTGATGGAAAAGTCTTCAACTGGGTCCTGATGCAGAACAAACTATCCATCACCACAATCATAACGCTCTTTCTGGAACAGGATATGATTCGCGGCCCAGATGGAACCGAAATTAAACTCAAAGGATGCGGTTCGTGTATGACCTTCCACCCTACAAATCGCGAAATATTCCTCGTTGGAACCGAAGAAGGATTCATCTACAAATGCAGCACCGCGTACAGCTCCAAATATCTGATGACATATCCTGCTCACTATTTGAGTGTATaccgaattgattttaataaatttaattcgAATATCTTTGCATCGTGCAGTGGTGATTGGCGAGTGAAAGTCTGGGAGGATATGCGTAGTGACCCGCTCTTCATCTTCGATTTAGGATCCAGAGTAGGGGATGTGAAATGGGCGCCATACTCGAGTACTGTTTTGGCTGCTGTAACATCGGACGGAAAGGTTTTCGTTTTTGATTTGAATGTTAATAAATACAAGGCAATCTGCGTGCAGGCTGTTGTCTCCAGAAGGAAGAACCAACTCACTCGATTGGCTTTCAATGATAAGCTTCCATTCATAATCGTTGGAGATGATAA aggAACGACCACGTCACTGAAACTTTCTCCTAACCTTCGATTGCGTGTAAAACCACCAAAGAA
- the LOC119646995 gene encoding dynein intermediate chain 2, ciliary isoform X3 — MPMKMSPDRTKRNTMQALSCMGSMQTKGLQQQASMGRLFGFQGKQNSQGKINASDYGTDDFESWMKSRALLKPDDQLELTEAELNEEISKVLTIQNTNVVKNLVIYSFTEGGYVPVPPVGNTVTLFNFEGTALHLESEEAQNQILEQGDESYLMEETTKSKARASIAKSGDEDDDDEEAQPEAGEAEPEEEGEVEVEPEAEPEEEEGVGEDAGEGGEGTEAGEAGEEEDEGRVAAPQPGGKKRKLINQFNYCERAALTYNNPSRSVETQTIPPPRSTYGGNVLQWVIYDSYAEDYAQQQKEKEKEKKPGAYKKEESKKKSDKNQATEELNKRYLQCWQILERMINQNIYDDIAQDYRYWEDPSDEFREEEGTLLPLWKFSYEKTKKMTVTDICFNTLYYDLFAVCFGSFDFMKQFAEGAVCLFTIKNPSFPDYRITCESGVMCCDIHPKYPFLLAIGLYDGNVAVYNLQIGCKDPIYMSQGVNGKHAEFVSEIKWGPDLQDGEINFYSISGDGKVFNWVLMQNKLSITTIITLFLEQDMIRGPDGTEIKLKGCGSCMTFHPTNREIFLVGTEEGFIYKCSTAYSSKYLMTYPAHYLSVYRIDFNKFNSNIFASCSGDWRVKVWEDMRSDPLFIFDLGSRVGDVKWAPYSSTVLAAVTSDGKAVVSRRKNQLTRLAFNDKLPFIIVGDDKGTTTSLKLSPNLRLRVKPPKKQQNIDQNVLQVQKLEKLLSLVRELPEGKNDNDTATTVGS; from the exons GCCCTGTCATGCATGGGTTCAATGCAAACAAAAGGCCTCCAGCAACAAGCGAGCATGGGAAGGTTGTTCGGG TTCCAGGGAAAGCAGAATTCACAGGGGAAGATCAACGCCAGTGATTATGGCACGGATGACTTTGAGTCCTGGATGAAATCACGGGCCCTCCTCAAGCCAGATGATCAGCTTGAATTGACAGAAGCAGAACTTAATGAGGAAATCTCTAAAGTTCTCACTATCCAAAACACGAACGTCGTAAAAAACTTGGTCATATACAGCTTCACAGAGGGTGGATATGTTCCG GTTCCACCCGTTGGAAATACAGTTACGCTTTTCAACTTCGAAGGAACTGCTCTGCATCTTGAATCAGAGGAAGCACAAAACCAAATTTTGGAGCAAGGCGACGAAA GTTATCTAATGGAAGAAACAACCAAATCGAAAGCGAGGGCTTCAATTGCAAAATCTGGTGACGaagatgatgacgatgaagaaGCACAACCTGAAGCCGGAGAAGCGGAACCTGAGGAAGAAGGTGAAGTAGAAGTGGAACCTGAAGCGGAACCAGAAGAAGAGGAGGGGGTAGGAGAAGATGCTGGAGAAGGTGGAGAGGGTACCGAGGCTGGCGAGGCAGGTGAAG AGGAAGACGAAGGCCGTGTAGCAGCCCCGCAGCCAGGAGGTAAAAAACGTAAATTAATTAACCAATTCAATTATTGCGAACGAGCTGCGCTGACTTACAATAATCCTTCAAGG TCAGTTGAAACACAAACTATACCTCCTCCAAGATCAACATACGGTGGAAATGTTCTTCAATGGGTTATCTACGATAGTTACGCCGAAGACTACGCCCAACAACAGAAagagaaggaaaaggaaaagaaaccGGGAGCCTACAAGAAAGAGGAGTCGAAAAAGAAGTCCGACAAGAATCAAGCCACGGAGGAGTTGAACAAAAGATACCTTCAGTGTTGGCAAATTCTCGAGCGAATGATTAACCAAAACATCTACGACGATATTGCCCAGGACTATCGTTATTGGGAAGATCCGTCAGATGAGTTTCGGGAAGAGGAAGGCACGCTCCTACCACTCTGGAAATTCTCTTATGAGAAAACCAAAAAGATGACCGTTACCGATATTTGCTTTAATACTTTGTACTATGATTTgttcgcagtttgttttggatCCT TTGATTTCATGAAACAATTCGCTGAAGGAGCTGTTTGTCTGTTCACTATCAAAAACCCATCTTTTCCAGATTATAGGA TAACGTGTGAGAGTGGTGTGATGTGTTGTGATATTCATCCGAAATATCCGTTTTTGTTGGCCATAG GattatatgatggcaacgtggCCGTTTATAATCTGCAGATTGGATGCAAGGACCCAATATACATGTCACAGGGAGTCAATGGGAAGCATGCCGAATTCGTATCTGAA ATAAAATGGGGACCGGACCTGCAGGACGGTGAGATAAATTTCTATTCAATATCGGGTGATGGAAAAGTCTTCAACTGGGTCCTGATGCAGAACAAACTATCCATCACCACAATCATAACGCTCTTTCTGGAACAGGATATGATTCGCGGCCCAGATGGAACCGAAATTAAACTCAAAGGATGCGGTTCGTGTATGACCTTCCACCCTACAAATCGCGAAATATTCCTCGTTGGAACCGAAGAAGGATTCATCTACAAATGCAGCACCGCGTACAGCTCCAAATATCTGATGACATATCCTGCTCACTATTTGAGTGTATaccgaattgattttaataaatttaattcgAATATCTTTGCATCGTGCAGTGGTGATTGGCGAGTGAAAGTCTGGGAGGATATGCGTAGTGACCCGCTCTTCATCTTCGATTTAGGATCCAGAGTAGGGGATGTGAAATGGGCGCCATACTCGAGTACTGTTTTGGCTGCTGTAACATCGGACGGAAAG GCTGTTGTCTCCAGAAGGAAGAACCAACTCACTCGATTGGCTTTCAATGATAAGCTTCCATTCATAATCGTTGGAGATGATAA aggAACGACCACGTCACTGAAACTTTCTCCTAACCTTCGATTGCGTGTAAAACCACCAAAGAA